One Halobacterium sp. DL1 DNA window includes the following coding sequences:
- a CDS encoding prolyl-tRNA synthetase (catalyzes the formation of prolyl-tRNA(Pro) from proline and tRNA(Pro)): protein MSDEQELGITESKEHNPGDWYAEVVQKAELADYAPMGGFIVTRPRGYALWEAIQDNLDSWFKQTGVDNAYFPLFIPESYLEREKDIVEGFDPEVAWVTQGGHEELEERLAVRPTSESIIAPYMAQWVRSHRDLPLRLNQWNSVVRWEATDTKPFFRTKEFLWQEGHTAHATDEGAWAETTMRLDQYQRLYEDVLGIPVLRGQKPDHDKFPGADTTTTVEALMPDGKSVQGGTSHHLGQSFAEAFDITYSDEDEEDRTAYTTSWGLSWRAIGALVMSHSDDQGLVLPPTVAPKQVVIVPIWQEDTQDEVLQYATELAAELEGAGVRVHLDDRDERNPGFKYNEWELKGVPVRFEVGPNEVEDGEVTVVHRPDGEDTVEDRADITTSVFEHLDTVYDKLYDAAAERLDENVREASDRNEILGTIGQHGGYVKAPWCGDEECEAEIKEQIHAEIVMVPLGEESAARAASEFEGERVPEPDHEGETCAVCGEDAEQTAYFAKSY, encoded by the coding sequence ATGAGCGACGAACAGGAACTCGGCATCACCGAGTCCAAGGAGCACAACCCCGGCGACTGGTACGCCGAGGTGGTGCAGAAGGCGGAGCTCGCGGACTACGCGCCGATGGGCGGTTTCATCGTCACGCGCCCGCGCGGGTACGCTCTCTGGGAGGCCATCCAGGACAACCTCGACAGCTGGTTCAAGCAGACGGGCGTGGACAACGCCTACTTCCCGCTGTTCATCCCCGAGTCGTACCTCGAACGCGAGAAGGACATCGTCGAAGGGTTCGACCCGGAGGTGGCGTGGGTCACGCAGGGCGGCCACGAGGAACTCGAGGAGCGCCTCGCCGTGCGCCCCACCTCGGAGTCCATCATCGCGCCGTACATGGCCCAGTGGGTACGCTCGCACCGCGACCTCCCGCTGCGACTCAACCAGTGGAACTCCGTGGTGCGCTGGGAAGCGACGGACACGAAGCCGTTCTTCCGCACCAAGGAGTTCCTCTGGCAGGAGGGCCACACCGCACACGCCACCGACGAGGGCGCGTGGGCCGAGACGACGATGCGCCTCGACCAGTACCAGCGGCTCTACGAGGACGTCCTCGGCATCCCGGTGCTGCGCGGCCAGAAGCCCGACCACGACAAGTTCCCGGGCGCGGACACCACCACGACGGTGGAGGCGTTGATGCCCGACGGGAAGTCCGTGCAGGGCGGCACCAGCCACCACCTCGGGCAGTCGTTCGCGGAGGCGTTCGACATCACGTACTCCGACGAGGACGAGGAGGACCGCACCGCCTACACCACGTCGTGGGGGCTCTCGTGGCGCGCCATCGGCGCGCTCGTCATGTCCCACAGCGACGACCAGGGCCTCGTGCTGCCGCCGACCGTCGCGCCCAAGCAGGTCGTCATCGTCCCCATCTGGCAGGAGGACACCCAGGACGAGGTGCTCCAGTACGCCACGGAACTCGCGGCGGAACTGGAGGGTGCGGGCGTGCGCGTCCACCTCGACGACCGCGACGAGCGCAACCCCGGCTTCAAGTACAACGAGTGGGAGCTCAAGGGCGTCCCGGTGCGCTTCGAGGTCGGGCCGAACGAGGTCGAGGACGGTGAAGTCACCGTGGTCCACCGGCCCGACGGCGAGGACACCGTCGAGGACCGCGCGGATATCACCACCTCCGTCTTCGAGCACCTCGATACGGTCTACGACAAACTGTACGACGCGGCCGCCGAGCGTCTCGACGAGAACGTCCGCGAGGCCAGCGACCGCAACGAGATTCTCGGCACCATCGGCCAGCACGGCGGCTACGTGAAGGCGCCGTGGTGTGGCGACGAGGAGTGCGAGGCCGAAATCAAGGAGCAGATCCACGCCGAGATCGTGATGGTCCCCCTGGGTGAGGAGTCCGCGGCCCGCGCGGCCTCCGAGTTCGAGGGCGAGCGCGTCCCCGAACCCGACCACGAGGGCGAGACCTGTGCGGTCTGTGGCGAGGACGCAGAGCAGACGGCCTACTTCGCGAAGTCGTACTGA
- a CDS encoding ATP binding protein, which translates to MNDGQWVSLFSGGKDSSWALYRALEEGLDVGRLVTVHPEGDSYMYHVPATRLADLAAESIGIPLVSVEPDDFAAADATDSGEQGDTELEPLEAALSELAADLDGGLAGVTAGAVESEFQTSRIEAMCERLGCELFAPLWQRDPRKLADEMLDAGFEIRVIQVAAYGLDESWLGRTLDATAFDELAALNDEYGVHVLGEGGEFETLVTDGPHMAQSIELDYETVWEGDRGHVEIADAWLGDG; encoded by the coding sequence ATGAACGACGGCCAGTGGGTGAGCCTGTTCTCCGGCGGGAAGGACTCCTCGTGGGCGCTCTACCGCGCCCTGGAGGAGGGACTCGACGTGGGCCGCCTCGTGACGGTCCACCCGGAGGGCGACTCCTACATGTACCACGTGCCAGCGACGCGACTGGCGGACCTCGCCGCCGAGAGCATCGGCATCCCGCTAGTGAGCGTGGAACCCGACGACTTCGCGGCGGCGGACGCGACCGATTCGGGCGAGCAGGGCGACACCGAACTCGAGCCGCTCGAAGCCGCGCTCTCCGAACTCGCCGCCGACCTCGACGGCGGACTAGCGGGCGTCACCGCGGGCGCTGTCGAGAGCGAGTTCCAGACCAGTCGCATCGAGGCGATGTGCGAGCGCCTCGGCTGCGAGCTGTTCGCGCCGCTGTGGCAACGGGACCCCCGGAAACTCGCCGACGAGATGCTCGACGCCGGGTTCGAGATTCGTGTCATCCAGGTGGCGGCGTACGGCCTCGACGAGTCGTGGCTGGGCCGCACGCTCGACGCCACCGCGTTCGACGAACTGGCGGCGCTCAACGACGAGTACGGGGTGCACGTGCTCGGCGAGGGCGGCGAGTTCGAGACGCTCGTCACCGACGGCCCGCACATGGCCCAATCCATCGAACTCGACTACGAGACGGTGTGGGAGGGAGACCGCGGCCACGTCGAGATCGCGGACGCCTGGCTCGGCGACGGATAG
- a CDS encoding epimerase yields MDSALVVGGTRFIGRHLVEELLAHDYRVTTFTRGNHDDPFAEDDRVAHVEGDRTDRKDLLAAKREVDPDAVFDNVAYKPRDVESATDIFADVDAYVYVSSGAAYGDEAVPKREGETALETCTAEQATDDSPASYGARKAAGDRIVFEAAERGVNAMAVRPPVVYGPHDHTERLAYWVDRVAEHDELVVPGDGTNLWQRVYVEDVAQGLRLVAEEGDPGEAYNVGDRNAVTLDRLLDLIADALGTDVERAYTSPRELSIVDLSPDDFPLYRDYPHMLSTAKVAELGYESTPLDEAMERTVEAHRANGRTGDDQGPDREAEERLLDVLGTV; encoded by the coding sequence ATGGATTCGGCGCTCGTGGTCGGCGGCACGCGGTTCATCGGCCGCCACCTCGTGGAGGAACTGCTCGCTCACGACTACCGCGTCACGACGTTCACGCGCGGCAACCACGACGATCCGTTCGCCGAGGACGACCGCGTGGCCCACGTCGAGGGCGACCGCACCGACCGGAAGGACCTGCTCGCCGCGAAGCGTGAGGTCGACCCCGACGCCGTCTTCGACAACGTGGCCTACAAACCCCGGGACGTGGAGTCCGCGACCGACATCTTCGCCGACGTGGACGCCTACGTCTACGTCTCCAGCGGCGCGGCCTACGGCGACGAAGCGGTCCCCAAGCGCGAGGGCGAGACGGCCCTCGAGACGTGCACGGCCGAGCAGGCTACCGACGACTCCCCGGCGAGCTACGGCGCCCGCAAGGCCGCGGGCGACCGCATCGTCTTCGAGGCCGCCGAGCGTGGTGTGAACGCGATGGCAGTCCGTCCGCCCGTCGTCTACGGCCCCCACGACCACACCGAGCGACTCGCCTACTGGGTCGACCGCGTCGCCGAGCACGACGAACTCGTCGTCCCGGGCGACGGGACGAACCTCTGGCAGCGCGTCTACGTCGAGGACGTCGCGCAGGGACTCCGACTCGTCGCCGAGGAGGGCGACCCGGGCGAGGCGTACAACGTCGGCGACCGGAACGCGGTCACGCTCGACCGCCTGCTCGACCTGATTGCGGACGCGTTGGGCACCGACGTCGAGCGGGCGTACACCAGTCCCCGCGAACTGTCGATAGTCGACCTCTCGCCCGACGATTTCCCGCTCTACCGCGACTACCCCCACATGCTGAGTACGGCGAAGGTCGCGGAACTCGGCTACGAGTCGACGCCCCTCGACGAGGCGATGGAGCGCACCGTCGAGGCCCACCGCGCGAACGGCCGCACCGGCGACGACCAGGGCCCGGACAGGGAGGCCGAGGAGCGCCTGCTCGACGTGCTCGGCACGGTCTGA
- a CDS encoding cupin has protein sequence MEKVTVDDVENRPNPLGVHGVRLPVSQALDTEDVALVVYELEPGEQFSGGLHTHHDQEEIFYVLSGTATFEVGTEREEVTVDGGEVIRFPPGEFQSGHNHSDEPVRALVVGAPGARHEWDALESMAPCADCGEETSHAVRPPNDEGVMQLVCNECGAEMF, from the coding sequence ATGGAGAAAGTCACCGTCGACGACGTGGAGAACCGACCGAACCCGCTCGGCGTGCACGGCGTCCGCCTCCCAGTCTCCCAGGCGCTCGACACCGAGGACGTGGCGCTCGTGGTGTACGAACTGGAGCCCGGCGAGCAGTTCTCCGGCGGCCTCCACACCCACCACGACCAGGAGGAGATATTCTACGTGCTGTCGGGGACCGCCACCTTCGAGGTGGGGACGGAGCGCGAGGAGGTGACCGTCGACGGTGGCGAGGTGATCCGATTCCCGCCGGGCGAGTTCCAGAGCGGGCACAACCACTCCGACGAACCGGTTCGCGCGCTCGTCGTCGGTGCGCCGGGCGCGCGCCACGAGTGGGACGCGCTCGAGTCGATGGCGCCCTGCGCGGACTGCGGCGAGGAGACGAGCCACGCCGTCCGCCCGCCCAACGACGAGGGCGTGATGCAACTGGTCTGCAACGAGTGTGGCGCCGAGATGTTCTGA
- a CDS encoding phosphoserine phosphatase, with amino-acid sequence MAEEEQTIEVSTAEELITDEELQEKSKGQLIKNAGQFRDRRNELNQLASSRASERDELNAATREKVDEAQEHREQRDELNEQVQEHKEVRNELNAEANELFDEVEQRKEDLELDEGKDLEELKEEIEQLEFKQQTEVLSTEDERELIEKIEEKREEYQDRKEKLDESGNLEELVEEAEEVRAEASEHHEKVTELADKAQEHHNQMIEAYREADDIRDEADEMHEKFVEAQEAADAHHEAFVRVQKRLRELDKQEEESRKDERAAEQEEAREEAEEIYERFKEGETLDTEDLRKLQKSGHL; translated from the coding sequence ATGGCTGAGGAAGAACAAACTATCGAAGTATCGACCGCAGAAGAACTCATTACTGACGAGGAACTCCAGGAGAAATCCAAGGGGCAGCTCATCAAGAACGCCGGTCAGTTCCGCGACCGACGGAACGAACTGAACCAGCTCGCGAGCTCCCGAGCCTCCGAGCGCGACGAGCTCAACGCCGCGACCCGCGAGAAGGTCGACGAGGCCCAGGAACACCGCGAACAGCGCGACGAGCTCAACGAGCAAGTCCAGGAGCACAAGGAGGTCCGCAACGAGCTGAACGCGGAGGCCAACGAGCTGTTCGACGAAGTCGAGCAGCGCAAGGAGGACCTCGAACTCGACGAGGGCAAGGACCTCGAGGAGCTCAAAGAGGAGATCGAGCAACTCGAGTTCAAACAGCAGACCGAGGTCCTCTCGACCGAGGACGAGCGCGAACTCATCGAGAAGATCGAGGAGAAGCGCGAGGAGTACCAGGACCGAAAGGAGAAACTCGACGAGTCCGGCAATCTCGAGGAGCTCGTCGAGGAGGCCGAGGAAGTCCGCGCGGAAGCCTCCGAGCACCACGAGAAGGTGACGGAGCTCGCGGACAAGGCCCAGGAACACCACAACCAGATGATCGAGGCCTACCGCGAGGCCGACGACATCCGGGACGAGGCCGACGAGATGCACGAGAAGTTCGTCGAGGCCCAGGAAGCCGCAGACGCCCACCACGAGGCGTTCGTGCGCGTCCAGAAGCGCCTCCGCGAACTCGACAAGCAGGAGGAGGAGTCCCGCAAGGACGAGCGCGCCGCCGAACAGGAGGAGGCCCGCGAGGAAGCCGAGGAGATCTACGAGCGGTTCAAGGAGGGCGAGACCCTCGACACCGAGGACCTCCGGAAGCTCCAGAAGTCCGGCCACCTGTAA
- a CDS encoding endonuclease III, translating to MDDEPAENISGGYGGAGRFAAFDLGEADTRAAAVVAELGDIYWQKTYGGSDAFECLVRTVLSQNTSDVASQPAHDALLERYAPGEETDLARALADAHQDELAETISSAGLYNQKSETLIRLAGQICEEYGGEAGFDEFVRTEDPDAVRDALLDMKGVGPKTADCVLLFSGGRAGVFPVDTHVHRIARRMGLAPPDADHEGVREALEAAVPAEACGFGHTAMIQFGREYCTARKPACLDGPEACPLYDYCDRVGVDELGEEVVDPAAARE from the coding sequence ATGGACGACGAACCCGCCGAGAACATCTCCGGCGGCTACGGCGGCGCCGGCCGCTTCGCTGCGTTCGACCTCGGCGAAGCCGACACCCGCGCCGCGGCCGTCGTCGCGGAACTCGGTGACATCTACTGGCAGAAGACGTACGGTGGGAGCGACGCCTTCGAGTGTCTCGTGCGCACCGTCCTCAGCCAGAACACGAGCGACGTGGCGAGCCAGCCCGCTCACGACGCGCTGCTGGAGCGGTACGCGCCGGGCGAGGAGACCGACCTCGCGCGAGCGCTCGCCGACGCCCACCAGGACGAACTCGCCGAGACCATCTCGTCGGCGGGGCTGTACAACCAGAAGTCCGAGACGCTGATCCGGCTCGCCGGGCAGATCTGCGAGGAGTACGGTGGCGAGGCGGGCTTCGACGAGTTCGTCCGGACCGAGGACCCCGACGCGGTACGCGACGCGCTCCTCGACATGAAGGGCGTCGGCCCCAAGACGGCGGACTGCGTCCTGCTCTTCTCGGGAGGTCGAGCTGGCGTTTTCCCCGTGGACACGCACGTCCACCGCATCGCGCGCCGGATGGGGCTGGCGCCCCCCGACGCCGACCACGAGGGCGTCCGGGAGGCGCTGGAAGCGGCGGTGCCCGCAGAGGCCTGCGGGTTCGGGCACACGGCGATGATCCAGTTCGGTCGGGAGTACTGTACGGCGCGCAAGCCGGCGTGCCTGGACGGCCCGGAGGCCTGCCCGCTGTACGACTACTGTGACAGGGTCGGCGTGGACGAACTCGGGGAGGAGGTCGTCGACCCGGCGGCCGCTCGGGAGTGA
- a CDS encoding glutamate synthase produces MNQGTNDSSLLADPDDARSNCGVGVVVDLDGGQSHRVLADALTVLENLDHRGTTGAEENTGDGAGALIQTPDEFLAAEFGGLPETYAVGSLFLPQDADERAAVRETIESTLAGRGLAVVDWRDVPTDNADLGQTARDSEPHVAQCLVRPDGCADFEKALYVGRNDVEAAVDHDQCYVCSLDADTLVYKGLLKGDQVGDYYPDLRDERVETGFALVHARFSTNTLGAWHLAHPYRNIVHNGEFNTIQGNVNWMRAREADLDSAGFTDDELEAVLPVVDDPEQSDTASVDNALELLMQTGRSLPHALRMLVPEAWQRDDRMSDARREFYDYHASLVEPWDGPALVIGTDGDRVGGVLDRNGLRPCRYEVRADGTLVMASEQGALDGDASEVTERGRLAPGQLFLAEPGRGVVDDDAVFDELTDEQYGEWVDDQQLRPETGGDSLPSDPTDDLRATQALFGYTEDELNELVAPMVADGKDPVGSMGDDTPLPGLSSFNHPLASYFRQLFAQVTNPPIDYIREDLVTSVETRLGRQRNLLEESPEHARQAVLDSPVLADADLATLRDTDLRSATIDLAFDADADLESGVEAVQRAAADAVEDGAELLVLSDRAAGEGSLPIPSLLATGAVHHHLVREGLRARVGLVVEAGDVRTVHQLCATVGYGAGAVNPYLAVESACDIVAGPDGAAPEDAVSSYLGALEDGLLKVMSKMGISTVASYQGAQIFEAVGLDSSVVDRFFEGTANRTEGIDLDGLETHIRDRHAAAFEDGDPALDRIGEFENRTSGRFHQWNPKTVHSLQEAVENGDYGSFEEYAVQVNDQTEQLQTLRGLLDIETEDRESIPVEDVEPVSSIVERFSTAAMSLGSLSPEAHETNAQAANGLGAKANTGEGGEPPERFGTDRECKIKQVASGRFGVTSEYLASAEDLQIKMAQGSKPGEGGHLPGKKVNEMIADVRCSTPGVGLISPPPQHDIYSIEDLKQLIHDLRAANPEARVHVKLVSEAGIGTVAAGCAKAGADCIHISGHSGGTGASPKTSIKHAGLPWELGLAEANQLLRETGLRSRVTLRVDGGLKTGRDVAVGALLGAEEFAFGTASLVSAGCVMARICETNNCPTGVATQDPDMRDRFRGTPTMVANYLTFVARELRELAAELGYESVEAMVGRVEHLSQPETDHPTGRNFDLSRVLAEPSGDSRTHTRAQDDADVSLDEDLIDAAEPALTGGSDVDLVREIATSDRSVGARLSHAVSSERGGAGLPEDSVSVSLEGSAGQSFGAFLAPGVTLSLTGAANDYVGKGLSGGTVAVRTPPEAGFDPAENTLVGNVALYGATDGECYVNGVAGERFAVRNSGANAVVEGVGDHGCEYMTGGIVVVLGDVGRNFAAGMSGGVAYVHDPEGTFEERCNTGMVDVSRDLSEPDEAAVRRLVENHVARTASDRAAALLDDWDAAIEEFAAVMPEAYRDAIADRPEADARRSLPERAGCGRSLAGSAD; encoded by the coding sequence ATGAATCAAGGCACGAACGACAGTTCTCTTCTCGCGGACCCGGACGACGCCCGGTCGAACTGCGGCGTCGGCGTCGTCGTCGACCTCGACGGCGGCCAGTCTCACCGCGTACTGGCGGACGCACTGACGGTCCTCGAGAACCTCGACCACCGTGGCACGACGGGGGCCGAGGAGAACACCGGCGACGGCGCCGGCGCACTCATCCAGACGCCAGACGAGTTCCTCGCAGCCGAGTTCGGCGGTCTACCGGAGACGTACGCCGTCGGCTCGCTGTTCCTCCCGCAGGACGCCGACGAGCGCGCCGCCGTCCGTGAGACCATCGAATCCACGCTCGCGGGTCGCGGACTCGCCGTCGTCGACTGGCGCGACGTCCCGACCGACAACGCCGACCTCGGCCAGACTGCCCGCGACTCGGAACCGCACGTCGCGCAGTGTCTCGTCCGACCCGACGGTTGTGCGGACTTCGAGAAGGCGCTCTACGTCGGGCGGAACGACGTCGAGGCCGCCGTCGACCACGACCAGTGTTACGTCTGCTCGCTGGACGCCGACACGCTCGTCTACAAGGGGCTGCTGAAGGGCGACCAGGTCGGCGACTACTATCCGGACCTCCGCGACGAGCGCGTCGAGACCGGGTTCGCGCTCGTCCACGCGCGCTTCTCGACGAACACGCTCGGCGCCTGGCACCTCGCCCACCCCTACCGCAATATCGTCCACAACGGCGAGTTCAACACCATTCAGGGGAACGTGAACTGGATGCGCGCACGCGAGGCCGACCTCGACAGCGCGGGCTTCACCGACGACGAACTCGAGGCGGTCCTCCCTGTCGTCGACGACCCCGAGCAGTCCGACACCGCGAGCGTCGACAACGCCCTCGAACTCCTGATGCAGACCGGCCGCTCGCTCCCGCACGCCCTCAGGATGCTCGTCCCCGAGGCGTGGCAGCGCGACGACCGCATGAGCGACGCCCGCCGCGAGTTCTACGACTACCACGCGAGCCTCGTCGAACCGTGGGACGGCCCCGCGCTCGTCATCGGCACAGACGGCGACCGCGTCGGCGGCGTCCTCGACCGCAACGGCCTCCGCCCCTGCCGCTACGAGGTGCGCGCCGACGGCACGCTCGTGATGGCCTCCGAGCAGGGCGCACTCGACGGCGACGCGAGCGAGGTGACCGAGCGCGGCCGCCTCGCGCCCGGCCAGCTGTTCCTCGCGGAACCCGGCCGCGGCGTCGTCGACGACGACGCTGTCTTCGACGAACTCACTGACGAGCAGTACGGCGAGTGGGTCGACGACCAGCAGCTCCGCCCGGAGACGGGCGGCGACTCGCTGCCGAGCGACCCCACCGACGACCTGCGCGCGACGCAGGCGCTGTTCGGCTACACGGAGGACGAACTGAACGAACTCGTCGCGCCGATGGTCGCCGACGGCAAGGACCCGGTCGGCTCGATGGGTGACGACACGCCGCTGCCCGGGCTCTCCTCGTTCAACCACCCGCTCGCGTCGTACTTCCGCCAGCTGTTCGCGCAGGTGACGAACCCGCCCATCGACTACATCCGCGAGGACCTCGTGACGAGCGTGGAGACGCGCCTCGGCCGCCAGCGCAACCTCCTCGAGGAGTCCCCGGAACACGCACGGCAGGCGGTCCTCGACAGCCCCGTGCTGGCGGACGCCGACCTCGCGACGCTCCGGGACACCGACCTCCGGAGCGCCACCATCGACCTCGCGTTCGACGCGGACGCGGACCTCGAGAGCGGCGTCGAGGCCGTCCAGCGGGCCGCCGCGGACGCCGTCGAGGACGGCGCGGAGCTGCTGGTGCTCTCGGACCGCGCCGCCGGCGAGGGGTCGCTCCCGATTCCGTCGCTACTGGCTACGGGCGCGGTCCACCACCATCTCGTTCGCGAAGGACTGCGGGCTCGCGTCGGTCTCGTCGTCGAAGCAGGCGACGTGCGCACCGTCCACCAGCTCTGCGCCACGGTCGGCTACGGCGCGGGCGCGGTCAACCCGTACCTCGCCGTCGAGTCCGCCTGCGACATCGTCGCGGGCCCGGACGGCGCGGCCCCCGAGGACGCCGTCTCCTCGTACCTCGGCGCGCTCGAGGACGGCCTGCTGAAGGTGATGTCGAAGATGGGCATCTCCACGGTCGCCTCCTACCAGGGCGCACAGATATTCGAAGCCGTCGGGCTCGACAGTTCGGTGGTCGACCGATTCTTCGAGGGGACCGCGAACCGGACGGAGGGCATCGACCTCGACGGACTGGAGACTCACATCCGGGACCGCCACGCGGCGGCGTTCGAGGACGGTGACCCGGCCCTCGACCGCATCGGCGAGTTCGAGAATCGCACCTCGGGTCGGTTCCACCAGTGGAACCCGAAGACGGTCCACAGCCTCCAGGAGGCCGTCGAGAACGGCGACTACGGGTCGTTCGAGGAGTACGCTGTACAGGTGAACGACCAGACCGAACAGCTCCAGACGCTGCGCGGCCTCCTCGACATCGAGACGGAGGACCGCGAGTCCATACCCGTAGAAGACGTCGAACCGGTCTCCTCGATCGTCGAGCGGTTCTCGACGGCGGCGATGAGCCTCGGCAGCCTCAGCCCGGAGGCTCACGAGACGAACGCCCAGGCCGCCAACGGCCTCGGCGCGAAGGCGAACACGGGCGAGGGCGGCGAACCGCCCGAGCGCTTCGGCACCGACCGCGAGTGCAAGATCAAGCAGGTGGCGTCCGGGCGCTTCGGCGTCACCTCCGAGTACCTCGCCTCCGCCGAGGACCTCCAGATCAAGATGGCTCAGGGGTCGAAACCCGGAGAAGGTGGCCACCTCCCGGGGAAGAAGGTCAACGAGATGATAGCGGACGTGCGCTGCTCGACGCCGGGCGTCGGCCTCATCAGCCCGCCGCCACAGCACGACATCTACAGCATCGAGGACCTCAAGCAGCTCATCCACGACCTGCGCGCCGCGAACCCCGAGGCGCGCGTCCACGTCAAACTCGTCTCCGAGGCGGGCATCGGCACTGTGGCAGCCGGCTGCGCGAAGGCGGGTGCGGACTGCATCCACATCTCGGGGCACTCCGGCGGGACGGGCGCCTCCCCGAAGACGAGCATCAAGCACGCGGGTCTGCCGTGGGAACTCGGCCTCGCTGAGGCGAACCAGTTGCTCCGCGAGACGGGGCTGCGCTCCCGGGTCACGCTCCGCGTCGACGGCGGCCTCAAGACCGGCCGCGACGTCGCCGTCGGCGCGCTGTTGGGCGCCGAGGAGTTCGCGTTCGGCACCGCGTCGCTCGTCAGCGCGGGCTGCGTGATGGCCCGCATCTGCGAGACCAACAACTGTCCGACGGGCGTCGCCACCCAGGACCCCGACATGCGCGACCGGTTCCGCGGCACCCCGACGATGGTGGCCAACTACCTCACCTTCGTCGCGCGCGAACTCCGCGAACTCGCCGCGGAACTCGGCTACGAGAGCGTCGAAGCGATGGTCGGGCGGGTCGAACACCTCTCACAGCCGGAGACCGACCACCCGACTGGCCGCAACTTCGACCTCTCCCGGGTCCTCGCGGAGCCGTCGGGCGACTCCCGCACGCACACGCGAGCCCAGGACGACGCCGACGTCAGCCTTGACGAAGACCTCATCGACGCCGCGGAACCGGCGCTCACCGGGGGCAGCGACGTCGACCTGGTCCGCGAGATAGCGACCAGCGACCGGTCGGTGGGTGCGCGGCTCTCCCACGCGGTCAGTAGCGAGCGCGGCGGCGCTGGTCTCCCCGAGGACAGCGTCAGCGTCTCCCTCGAGGGGAGCGCGGGCCAGTCCTTCGGCGCGTTCCTCGCGCCCGGCGTCACGCTCTCGCTGACCGGTGCGGCCAACGACTACGTCGGGAAGGGGCTCTCCGGTGGGACCGTCGCGGTGCGCACGCCGCCGGAGGCGGGCTTCGACCCGGCGGAGAACACGCTGGTCGGGAACGTCGCGCTGTACGGCGCGACCGACGGCGAGTGCTACGTCAACGGCGTCGCCGGCGAGCGGTTCGCGGTCCGGAACTCGGGCGCGAACGCGGTCGTCGAGGGCGTCGGTGACCACGGCTGCGAGTACATGACCGGCGGCATCGTCGTCGTGCTCGGGGACGTCGGCCGCAACTTCGCGGCCGGGATGTCCGGCGGCGTCGCCTACGTCCACGACCCCGAGGGTACGTTCGAGGAGCGCTGCAACACCGGGATGGTGGACGTCTCCCGCGACCTCTCGGAGCCCGACGAGGCCGCCGTCCGCCGCCTCGTGGAGAACCACGTGGCGCGCACGGCCAGCGACCGCGCGGCCGCGCTGCTCGACGACTGGGACGCCGCCATCGAGGAGTTCGCGGCCGTGATGCCCGAGGCCTACCGGGACGCAATCGCCGACCGGCCGGAGGCGGACGCGCGCCGCTCCCTCCCCGAGCGCGCCGGCTGTGGCCGCTCACTCGCCGGGAGCGCGGACTGA